In Ochotona princeps isolate mOchPri1 unplaced genomic scaffold, mOchPri1.hap1 HAP1_SCAFFOLD_3863, whole genome shotgun sequence, the genomic stretch CGCTCCTAGCCCCCCACCCTGCACAGGGCCCCGCCCCTGgcccccccacccctgcacctgccGGGCCCCGCCCCtagccccccacccctgcacacggCCCCGCCCCTAGCCCCCCACCCTGCACACGGCCCCGCTCCTAGCCCCCCACCCTGCACACGGCCCCGCCCCTAGCCCCCACCCTGCACACGGCCCCGCCCCTAGCCCCCCACCCTGCACAGGGCCCCGCTCCTAGCCCCCCACCCTGCACACGGCCCCGCCCCTAGCCCCCCACCCTGCACCTGCcgggccccgcccccaccccgcacCTGGCCACGAAGTCGCGGCTGACGTCGAGGAAGATGAAGAAGCACTCATCGTTGGGCGTGTAAGCGCGGTGTGCCCGCAGCGCCCGCTTCACCTCGCGCATGGTCTTGAGGTCGAACACCTGCAGGTCAATCTCCTCGGCGATGGGCGGCGGCTGCATGGGGTCGGCCACCACGGCGCCGCGCGGCCAGGCCCGGCTGTTGACGTACAGGTACCTGCGGGGGCGGCCGCTCAGCACCGTGCCGCCGGGAGCCCCCCGCGCCCCGCCGGGGCCCACCTGTGGTCGGGGGACAGGCCCATCCCGATGATGTGGCCGTGCACGTCGATGACGTGGTCCAGCGCGTCGAAGAAGGCGTCCGAGCCGTGGCCCTCGCCCAGCACGGGCCCGGCCGTGGTCATCTGGTGCGGCAGGATCTGCTTGATGCCTGCGGGAGGCCTGCGTGAGCCCGCCTGCGGGTCGCCCCCCAGGCTCCCCTGGCCAGCGGGGACGGGCCGCCCTGAACCCCAGGAGCCCCCGCGCTTCCCACTGTGACCAGGCTGTGTCCAGGAGCCAAGGGGCGACCCCCACCTGCTTGTGGATCCTGCCAGAaccccagggtccctgggacTGCGGGAGCctgagcccaggccctgcccctgcaTGCCCAGCCACCACCCccgtgccaggcccctccccGTGCCCAGCCCCGCCCTGCCCTTTACCGATCTGGTGGGGCGAGTAGGTGAGACAGCCGGTGGTGAAGATGAGGTACTTGGTGCGGGCGTCGGCGGCGCCAGGCTCAGGCGGCTTGGtgtggccctgggccagcagctcGGCCACCCTGGTCTCCAGCACGCGCTCCGACAGCGGCGCCTGGGTGTCCAGCGCACTGTTAAGCAGCCGCCGCGGGCCCCGAGGGCGGGCAGGTCCAGGCGCACGGCCTGTGCCCTCCTCATCGCTGTCCCCATCAGCGCCCAGGTCGAAGACGCGGCAAGGGCCGGCGGCGGGGCCGGCGTCCAGCAGCAGGTCCGGGCTGTCGAAGCGGCCACAGTCGGCCACCATCACCGTGCGGATGGTGCTGGCGTTCAGGTTCTGAATCTTGAAGAGGCGCTTGACTACATTCACGTTCTCCGACTCCACATCCTGGGGCGGCCGGCGGGcaggggcagtgggtgggcaggggcgGCCGGTGGGCAGGGGCAGCGggtgggcaggggcagtgggtgggcaggggcgGCCGGCGGGCAGGGGCAGCGGGTGGGCAGGGGCAGCCGGTGGGCAGGGGCAGCGggtgggcaggggcagtgggtgggcaggggcagccggtgggcaggggcagtgggTGGCTGGCCAGtgcgccctgccctgccctgcctgccctccttcctccgctcccctcccctcacctggAAGGCGTTGTTGAGCCACAACACAGAGCAGGAGGTGATGTCCCCAATGCGGTGCAGGTTCCCTGAGATGAGGCATGTCTCAGTGAGCCAGCAGCCGAACACGTCGTAGGGTTTGTTGCGCACCCGGGACAGCAGGACGAAGGTGTCTGTGGGAGGCCACGCCTGGTTGGGCACCCCAGacgggtgggtgctgtggtcaggCAGGCACACAGGGGTGCCCACACTCACCTAGGCTGATGACGGCGATCTCCCCAGAGGAGGAGTTGTGCGGCCCCAGGAACACGCCAGAGGCCAGCAGCAGCGAGTCGTCGCGGTTGAACTGGGAGAACTGCGTGTAGCTCCAGTTGTATGGTCGCATGTCCGCACTGTGCAGCAATGAGATGGCCAGGCCATTGCTCCAGATCTGAGGGTAGGAGCAGGTGGGTGGGCGGGGCGGCACGAGGGCCAGCAGGAGGCCTGTCCCCATGCCAGGGTTGCAGGGGAGGCACTAAAgtgcccacacacacacgcttGTGGAGGCACTCGGGTcatcacccccccacacactgcacacacacctgctcccctccagccccacactgcacctgctcccctccagccccacactgtgcacctgctcccctccagccccacactgtgaacctgctcccctccagccccacactgcacctgctcccctccagccccacactgcacctgctcccctccagccccacactGTGCACCTactcccctccagccccacactgcacctgctcccctccagccccacactgtgcacctgctcccctccagccccacactgcacctgctcccaTCCAGGAGCCCACCTTCACCGTGCAGTCCTTGGAACAGGACGCGAAGCGGCCTCCGGAGTGCGCGAAGCTGAGGTGCAGGACCTGGTCCGTGTGCGCCGTGAGCGTCTGCACTTCCACGCAGGGAACCGCGTCGTAGAGCCGCCGGAACTCGTCGTACCACGACGTGGCCGCTGCGCGCAGGCCGGGTCAGACGGCCGCCCTGCCCGCCCTgcccgcccgccgcccgcggGGCGCGCACCTGGGTGCCTGGGCACGTCGCGGGCCACCTGGAAGTAGCGGTAGAACTGCTCCCGCCACAGGAACTCGTCGCGGGCCACGGCGCGCCACTGGCGGCACACGAGGCCGGCGGCCAGCACGTCGCCGGGGCCCAGGCTCAGGAAGATGTGGTAGAGCAGGCTGTCGGGGAGCAGGGGCGCGCCGCCGTCCGCCATGGGTGCATGCTGCCGGGAGCCCGGCCCCGTCCACTCCCCGACCCTGACCCGGCACTGACCCCGGCCCCGGCACTgaccccggccccggccccgacCCCACACCCTGCCCCGATCCCGCACCGGGCCCCGCGTCCAGCCCCGTCCACTCCCCGACCCTGACCCGGCCCCGACCGGCCGCTCCTTCCGCGCCCGCGTCTCTATGGTCCCGTCCGCCAGGCCCGACGCCTCGAGCCCCGGGCCATCGATGACGCGCGGCGCCCGGAGGCTGGGCCTCTCGGGGTCTGCGCATGCGCACGCCTGGAAGCCTCCGCTCCGGCTCCCCCTAGCGGCCCGGAGGGCGACAGCCCGCGCCCTGGCACGAGGTTCGAGACCGACCTCGGCCCTGGAGCAAGTGACCCGGCTCGGTGCTCCAGGCCGTGAGGACAAGGCCAGCTCTTGACGACTCTCGGGCGTTCAGTGTGCCGGAAGTCAGCTGGGCCTTGGGTCAGAGCCATGCTTGGAGGCCCTAGCGGGGAGTGCAGGTCCAGTCGGTGACCTTGGCCAGAGAGGGGGCGGGCTGGGGGCCATTGGACTCCGACCCCGGACTGCTGCTGCAGCCCTGCGCCTCCCTTGGCCTCCCTGCAGCCACCATGGTGCTCCCTGGGTCCGCCATCTTCTGGGCCGTGCTGCTGGCAACTGGCACGCTGGGCCGCAGGGTTCAGAAGCCCGCGGGACCCACGTCCCTCATCACCACGGTCCAGCCCAAGGCTGGCTTTGACTCTCAGCAGGTAGGGCGTTTGGAGCAGGTGGAGGGGACAGGGAGCTGCCCGGCCTGTAGGGGAGGCGGCTCGGATGCCCGTGCCCACAGCGCCTCCatgcctcccctcctctcccccagttTGCAGGGACCTGGCTGCTGGCCGCTGTGGGCTCCGCCTGCCGCGCCCTGCAGGAGCAGGACCACCGGGTGGAGGCCACTGCACTGCACGTGGCCCCCCAGGGCACAGCCTTGGCGGTCAGCACCTTCCGCAAGCTGTGAGTCCTCCCAGCGTGgctcccctccctgtccccaccccaaccccgccGCCCCCTACCCACACCCCTCCCAGGAATGGGATCTGTTGGCAGGTGCGCCAGCACTACGAGGACACGCAGGTCCTTGGCCGCTTCCTGCTGCGAGGTGAGGCCTGCAGCGGGGCACAGTGTGGGACTGCGGGGCGTGGCAGGGTGCGGGCTGACttccctggttctgcccagcccgAGGACCCCGGGGTCCCGTGCACGTGGTCGTGGCTGACACGGACTACCAAAGCTTTGCGGTCCTCTACCAGGAGCGTGGGCGGACGCTGTCAGTGAAGCTGTATGGTGCGCAGGGGTCTGTCTGAGCCCTGCGTAGGGGGCCTGTCCAAGCCCTGCGTGGGGGGCCTGTCCAAGCCCTGTGTGGGGGTCTGTCCGAGCCCTGCACACCTGCATGGGGGGTCTGTCCGAGCCCTGCGTGGGGGGGGGTCTCTCCGAGCCCTGCATGGGGGGTCTGTCCGAGCCCTGCATGGGGGGGGGGCCTGTCCGAGCCCTGCGTGAGGGGGGGGTCTGTCCGAGCCCTGCACACCTGCATGGGGGGTCTGTCCGAGCCCTGCATGGGGGGTCTGTCCGAGCCCTGCATGGGGGGGGTCTGTCCAAGCCCTGCACACCTGTATTCTCGGGGGTCCCGCCACACGCTGACACCGCCCCTCGGCCCACAGTGCGCTCCTTTCCTGTGAGCGACTCTGCCCTGGATGAGTTTGAGAGGCGAGTGGCAGAGACCAACCTCACACAGGACATCATCTTCTTCCCCACCTATGGTGAGTGTCCCAGCGGcgccccgccctgccctgcctgcgccccctcacccctccctgcgTGTCCACCTCTAGGCTTCTGCGAGGCGGCCGACCAGTTCCATGTCCTGGACGGTGAGTTGGGGCAGGCAGGGATGGGCAGCGGGACCCGGTGACAGTCCCCCACCACTGCCCGTGGAGATCCCGCGACTGACTCACCCACCCCTGTGCCGCAGAGGCCAGGCGCTGATGGCCCACAGAAGAGGCTGGGCCCCGCGCTTGGAGCGCCTCCACCCTGGAGCCTGCCTGACTGGGAAGGCATCTTGTTCATTAAACTTCGACTCACGGCTCCTGGCGTGGCTCACTGCTCCCCTGGccaggtgcagggg encodes the following:
- the LOC131478876 gene encoding F-box/WD repeat-containing protein 5-like isoform X1, whose translation is MADGGAPLLPDSLLYHIFLSLGPGDVLAAGLVCRQWRAVARDEFLWREQFYRYFQVARDVPRHPAATSWYDEFRRLYDAVPCVEVQTLTAHTDQVLHLSFAHSGGRFASCSKDCTVKIWSNGLAISLLHSADMRPYNWSYTQFSQFNRDDSLLLASGVFLGPHNSSSGEIAVISLDTFVLLSRVRNKPYDVFGCWLTETCLISGNLHRIGDITSCSVLWLNNAFQDVESENVNVVKRLFKIQNLNASTIRTVMVADCGRFDSPDLLLDAGPAAGPCRVFDLGADGDSDEEGTGRAPGPARPRGPRRLLNSALDTQAPLSERVLETRVAELLAQGHTKPPEPGAADARTKYLIFTTGCLTYSPHQIGIKQILPHQMTTAGPVLGEGHGSDAFFDALDHVIDVHGHIIGMGLSPDHRYLYVNSRAWPRGAVVADPMQPPPIAEEIDLQVFDLKTMREVKRALRAHRAYTPNDECFFIFLDVSRDFVASGAEDRHGYIWDRHYNICLAKLRHEDVVNSVVFSPCEQELLLTASDDATIKAWRSPRALRLLQAAPRLRPRPFFSWFGSHRR
- the LOC131478876 gene encoding F-box/WD repeat-containing protein 5-like isoform X2, producing MRPYNWSYTQFSQFNRDDSLLLASGVFLGPHNSSSGEIAVISLDTFVLLSRVRNKPYDVFGCWLTETCLISGNLHRIGDITSCSVLWLNNAFQDVESENVNVVKRLFKIQNLNASTIRTVMVADCGRFDSPDLLLDAGPAAGPCRVFDLGADGDSDEEGTGRAPGPARPRGPRRLLNSALDTQAPLSERVLETRVAELLAQGHTKPPEPGAADARTKYLIFTTGCLTYSPHQIGIKQILPHQMTTAGPVLGEGHGSDAFFDALDHVIDVHGHIIGMGLSPDHRYLYVNSRAWPRGAVVADPMQPPPIAEEIDLQVFDLKTMREVKRALRAHRAYTPNDECFFIFLDVSRDFVASGAEDRHGYIWDRHYNICLAKLRHEDVVNSVVFSPCEQELLLTASDDATIKAWRSPRALRLLQAAPRLRPRPFFSWFGSHRR